The Chryseobacterium turcicum nucleotide sequence TATAGGTGCCTACAGGAACGTTAAGCCTAAAAGTTCCCGTACTGTCAGTAAGCGTAGCAAACGAGGTCCCGTTAACGCTAATACTCACTCCAATAAGTCTCTCGTGGGTGTCCATATCTTCCACAGTACCGATAACATTTCCCATTTTTTGAGCAATCGCAGGTGTTGATAATAAGAAAAATACACTTAAATAGATAAGCACTTTGATATTCTCTTTCATTATGTCTTGTTTAAAAAGCAAAGGAAGATTTTTTCTACCTTTGAAAGAAATCTAATAGACCAATCTTTCATTTTTTACCATGAAGGTGTATTTTTGAATCGTGAAGTATCCGGAGTTTCTTCACTTAACAAAATAGCATACTCACTCATAAAATCAGTGAGTTTGTCGATAAATTTTGTAAATTTTTAATAGAAAATGGAATTTAGCATCCTATGAAAATCATAACAAGAAATCAAAATACAGTTACAACCTTAGTGGGTATAACCCTCTTAGCAGTATTACTGTTTCTTATGATTCCGCATTCTTATGGGATCGCATTGCCTTTTGTTTATTGGGTCAATCAATTTTTCTTTTTCATTTTGATGCTGGGACTTACTTATTTCAATACAAAATGGTTGGCACCTAAATTACTCTTCCAAAGAAAATATTTTCAATACTATCTCACTTTATTTCTTTCGTGTGTATTGATTATTATAATTCTCAGTAAGTTGGATGAGTTGCTCAATGTTTCGGAGGAAATAAGAAAAATAGCTGGGTTACATAATACCCAAAAAAAACAGGGACATGGCAATTTATCCGTATTTTTCTATATTTTCTTGATTGAAATATTGGTGCTTGGTGTCAATATTATTGGCATATTGATTAAAAAATGGCAAGATGAGAAGAATAAACGCCTACAAGTAGAAAAAGACAAGATAGAAATGGAGCTTTCGTTTTTAAAATCACAAATTAACCCTCATTTCTTCTTTAACAGTCTCAACACGGTAAATGCTTTGACCTATACAGATGTTGACCAATCTAGAAATGCTCTTAAAAAATTAGGGAAAATAATGCGGCACGTTTTATATAACACATCCAATCAATCTTCTACTATTGCATCAGAAATAGAGTTTATTTCCAATTATTTGGAATTGATGAAAATGCGATCTGCCCAGAAGGTTTCAATTGATTTTTCGGTGGATATCGTCTCTCCTGATCAAAAAATTGCTTCGATGCTGTTTTTGCCTTTTATAGAAAACGCATTCAAATATGGCATCAGCACACAGACACATAGTCCGATTACCATTAGGATTACAGAAAAAGATCAATCATTGGTGTTCTATACAAAGAATAAAGTTTTTGAAAAAATCGTGGACAACAAGTTGGATGATGATCAAAACCATGGTATCGGAATACAGAATACGGAAAGACGGCTGGAACTAATTTATCCTGGCAGGTATTCCTTGGCAATAAATAAGGTTGATGGCTTTGAGGTGCAACTTAAAATTGATTTAAATGAA carries:
- a CDS encoding sensor histidine kinase encodes the protein MKIITRNQNTVTTLVGITLLAVLLFLMIPHSYGIALPFVYWVNQFFFFILMLGLTYFNTKWLAPKLLFQRKYFQYYLTLFLSCVLIIIILSKLDELLNVSEEIRKIAGLHNTQKKQGHGNLSVFFYIFLIEILVLGVNIIGILIKKWQDEKNKRLQVEKDKIEMELSFLKSQINPHFFFNSLNTVNALTYTDVDQSRNALKKLGKIMRHVLYNTSNQSSTIASEIEFISNYLELMKMRSAQKVSIDFSVDIVSPDQKIASMLFLPFIENAFKYGISTQTHSPITIRITEKDQSLVFYTKNKVFEKIVDNKLDDDQNHGIGIQNTERRLELIYPGRYSLAINKVDGFEVQLKIDLNEN